Proteins co-encoded in one endosymbiont 'TC1' of Trimyema compressum genomic window:
- the fba gene encoding class II fructose-1,6-bisphosphate aldolase: MPLVNTREMFKKAYAGGYAIGAFNVNNMEIIQGITEAAKEENAPLIIQVSAGARKYANHTYLVKLVEAALIEINLPIALHLDHGDSFELCKSCIDGGFTSVMIDGSHLSFEENIALTRRVVEYAKDKNVTVEGELGRLAGIEDDIKVTDEDATYTHPDEVEEFVERTGVDSLAIAIGTSHGAYKFKGEAKLRFDILEEIGKRLPNYPIVLHGASSVIPAYVEKINQYGGTLGNAKGVPEEMLRKAAQMSVCKINIDSDLRLAMTAEIREALAKDTSNFDPRKYLSPARAAIKEVVKHKLVHVLVCNGKA, from the coding sequence ATGCCTTTAGTTAATACAAGAGAAATGTTTAAAAAAGCTTATGCTGGCGGCTATGCTATCGGTGCTTTCAATGTAAATAATATGGAGATTATCCAAGGTATTACGGAAGCTGCAAAAGAAGAAAATGCACCACTTATCATACAAGTATCTGCAGGTGCCAGAAAATATGCAAATCACACTTATTTAGTAAAATTAGTTGAAGCAGCACTAATTGAAATAAACTTACCAATTGCGCTACACTTAGATCACGGTGATTCTTTTGAGCTCTGTAAATCCTGCATTGATGGTGGATTTACATCTGTAATGATTGATGGTTCTCACCTTTCATTTGAAGAAAACATTGCCCTTACACGCCGTGTTGTAGAGTATGCTAAAGATAAAAATGTTACAGTGGAGGGAGAGCTAGGTCGTCTTGCTGGTATTGAAGATGATATTAAAGTTACAGATGAAGATGCTACCTATACTCACCCCGATGAAGTAGAAGAATTTGTGGAAAGAACAGGAGTTGATTCCCTAGCTATTGCAATTGGAACAAGCCATGGTGCCTATAAATTCAAAGGAGAAGCAAAACTCCGTTTTGATATTTTAGAAGAAATTGGTAAACGTCTACCAAATTACCCAATTGTATTACATGGTGCTTCTTCTGTTATTCCAGCTTATGTGGAAAAAATCAATCAATATGGTGGTACCTTAGGTAATGCTAAAGGCGTTCCTGAAGAAATGCTTAGAAAAGCAGCTCAAATGTCAGTATGCAAAATTAATATCGACTCAGACTTACGTCTTGCAATGACTGCAGAAATTCGTGAAGCATTGGCAAAAGATACGAGTAACTTTGACCCAAGAAAATACTTATCCCCTGCAAGAGCAGCAATTAAGGAAGTTGTAAAACATAAATTGGTTCATGTTTTAGTATGCAATGGAAAGGCTTAA
- a CDS encoding NUDIX hydrolase: protein MEMIKDKIIYKGWLTLKERLLNKRRYEILVKKDAVAALAEDKEERILLVKQFRPALLRETWEIPAGVMDKAGLDEKAIVIEELSEEANLEVAENQLDFLISFMPEMGISNSKIHLYYTKINYTGTDKTITDDLDVTAIKWFSHKDLEEEIAQGNLLDIKTLLAYYYIKNK, encoded by the coding sequence ATGGAAATGATAAAAGATAAAATAATTTATAAGGGCTGGCTCACTTTAAAAGAGCGACTCTTAAATAAAAGACGCTATGAAATTCTTGTCAAAAAAGATGCAGTTGCTGCTTTAGCGGAAGATAAAGAGGAGCGGATTTTATTAGTGAAACAATTTCGCCCAGCTCTTTTAAGAGAAACATGGGAAATCCCTGCTGGGGTTATGGATAAAGCAGGTTTAGATGAAAAAGCTATTGTTATTGAAGAATTATCAGAAGAAGCTAACTTAGAAGTTGCTGAAAATCAACTGGATTTTTTAATTTCTTTTATGCCAGAAATGGGTATTTCAAATAGTAAAATCCATCTCTATTACACAAAAATTAATTATACTGGAACAGATAAAACGATAACAGATGATTTAGATGTAACAGCTATTAAATGGTTTAGTCATAAAGACTTAGAGGAAGAAATTGCTCAAGGCAACCTCCTGGATATCAAAACCCTTTTAGCTTACTATTATATTAAAAATAAATAA
- a CDS encoding nucleobase:cation symporter-2 family protein, with amino-acid sequence MIPLGLQHVLAMYAGAIAVPLVIGNAIGLSGTEIAIIVAADLFICGIATFIQSFGLTKYVGIRLPVTLGVAFMSVGPLIGIAKQGGIQTMFGSVIAAGIFMLLIAPLFGKLIKLLPKVLIGAIAIIVGITLVPVGFNNIVNGHEGGAEPISVLLAVIVVAVVVVFNKYFKGFLQTLSILFAIIMGAIVAAFIGLVDFTPVADAAWFSIVQPFYFGLPKFEFSSIITMIIVALVIMIESSGIFIAVSEICSTKVDTKDVVKGLRAEGIATTLGGIFNAFPYTTFAHNMGLLTMTKVTSRFVVSTAGIIFIILGLLPKFAALATIIPKPVFGGDMVVMFSMVIVSGINMLKDVDLNDNKNTLILAVAVGLGDGSSIVPGFYNQFPDWFIQIFGHSGIVIGALSGMLLNIILNFKTLFGRDCNKEQPTKETETIQKD; translated from the coding sequence ATGATACCTTTAGGATTACAACATGTTTTAGCAATGTATGCAGGTGCCATTGCTGTTCCCCTTGTAATTGGCAATGCCATTGGTTTATCCGGTACTGAAATTGCAATTATTGTTGCAGCAGATTTATTTATCTGTGGTATTGCCACTTTTATCCAGTCATTTGGTTTGACAAAATATGTTGGTATCCGTTTGCCCGTCACATTAGGTGTAGCCTTTATGAGTGTTGGACCATTAATTGGAATAGCCAAGCAAGGAGGGATTCAGACTATGTTTGGATCTGTAATCGCTGCAGGTATATTCATGTTGTTGATTGCCCCACTCTTTGGCAAACTAATTAAGCTTTTGCCTAAAGTATTAATTGGTGCTATTGCAATTATTGTAGGAATAACACTTGTTCCTGTAGGTTTTAACAATATTGTAAATGGACATGAAGGTGGAGCAGAGCCTATATCTGTTCTTTTAGCTGTTATTGTAGTTGCCGTTGTTGTTGTTTTTAACAAATACTTTAAAGGTTTTCTACAAACATTATCAATACTTTTTGCTATTATTATGGGTGCTATAGTAGCGGCTTTTATAGGCTTAGTCGATTTTACTCCTGTAGCAGATGCGGCATGGTTTAGTATTGTTCAACCATTTTATTTTGGTCTGCCAAAGTTTGAATTTTCAAGTATCATAACAATGATTATTGTAGCCTTAGTTATTATGATTGAATCTTCAGGCATATTTATAGCAGTATCTGAAATTTGTTCTACAAAAGTTGATACGAAAGATGTTGTAAAGGGATTAAGAGCAGAGGGGATTGCTACAACCCTAGGTGGTATTTTTAATGCTTTCCCATATACTACATTTGCTCATAATATGGGATTATTGACAATGACAAAAGTAACATCAAGATTTGTAGTCAGTACAGCAGGTATTATTTTTATTATTTTAGGGCTTTTACCTAAATTTGCAGCCCTAGCAACTATTATTCCCAAACCTGTATTTGGAGGAGACATGGTTGTGATGTTTTCAATGGTTATTGTATCGGGTATTAATATGCTTAAAGATGTTGACTTAAACGATAATAAGAATACCCTTATTTTAGCGGTTGCAGTTGGCTTAGGTGATGGTTCATCAATTGTTCCAGGATTTTATAATCAATTCCCAGACTGGTTTATACAAATTTTTGGACATTCTGGAATTGTAATTGGAGCCCTATCAGGTATGTTATTAAATATTATACTTAATTTTAAAACTTTATTCGGAAGAGATTGCAATAAAGAACAGCCCACTAAAGAAACAGAAACTATCCAAAAAGATTAG
- a CDS encoding CPBP family intramembrane glutamic endopeptidase, with product MKKKSIVALLVYIASFLLVNIVIIGLVHYLKLDEVSYLQWNVFLQVVSSFLLFIFYAYYFRTSLKKEWQIFVQKKTYKRLFLWLIVFYGCSILANVLTMAIGAGVSQNQQVAETLLTTVPLIMVIDVIIFGPFVEEIIFRFVIFKLAGFRLRSVFISVLVFGLAHVIMGGDYLNVIPYLFMGGIFAWSYYRTKTIWLPIILHMITNALGVISIFMLKGI from the coding sequence ATGAAAAAGAAAAGCATAGTGGCATTACTGGTTTATATTGCCTCTTTTTTATTAGTGAATATAGTTATTATTGGATTAGTGCATTATTTGAAACTTGATGAAGTAAGTTATTTACAGTGGAATGTTTTTTTACAGGTTGTTAGTTCCTTTTTACTTTTTATATTCTATGCTTATTATTTTAGAACATCTTTAAAGAAGGAATGGCAGATTTTTGTTCAGAAAAAAACATACAAACGTCTTTTCTTGTGGCTAATTGTATTTTATGGTTGTTCTATATTGGCAAATGTGTTAACAATGGCTATTGGAGCAGGAGTTAGTCAAAATCAACAGGTTGCTGAAACACTTTTGACAACAGTACCCTTAATTATGGTTATTGATGTCATTATTTTTGGGCCTTTTGTGGAAGAAATTATTTTTAGATTTGTTATTTTTAAGTTAGCAGGATTTCGCTTGAGAAGTGTTTTTATTAGTGTGCTTGTATTTGGTTTAGCCCATGTTATTATGGGAGGCGATTATTTAAATGTCATTCCTTATTTGTTTATGGGTGGGATTTTTGCTTGGTCCTACTATCGCACGAAAACAATCTGGTTACCCATTATTTTACATATGATTACGAATGCTTTAGGGGTTATTTCAATTTTTATGTTAAAGGGTATTTAA
- the rpsI gene encoding 30S ribosomal protein S9 codes for MEQVRYYGTGRRKNAVARVYLVPGNGQITINNREVKEYLNQDILVMIVKQPLVVTETLDKYDVIAKTNGGGVSGQAGAIRHGISRALIEAEATLRPALKREGFLTRDPRMKERKKYGLKKARKASQFSKR; via the coding sequence GTGGAACAAGTACGTTATTACGGTACGGGCAGAAGAAAAAATGCTGTTGCTAGAGTATATTTAGTACCTGGAAATGGACAAATTACTATTAACAACAGAGAAGTTAAAGAGTATTTAAATCAAGATATTTTAGTAATGATTGTTAAACAACCATTGGTTGTAACAGAAACTTTAGATAAATACGATGTAATCGCTAAAACAAACGGAGGCGGTGTTTCTGGTCAAGCAGGGGCAATTCGTCACGGTATTTCCAGAGCGCTTATTGAGGCAGAGGCTACTTTAAGACCTGCTCTTAAAAGGGAAGGTTTCTTAACAAGAGACCCACGTATGAAAGAGAGAAAAAAATACGGTTTGAAAAAAGCCAGAAAAGCATCACAGTTCTCAAAACGTTAA
- the rplM gene encoding 50S ribosomal protein L13 produces the protein MKTYMAKPDSINRKWYVVDADGKRSGRLASEIASVLRGKHKPEFTPHLDTGDYVIVINAEKVALTGNKENQKLYRRHTGYTGNLKTICYKDMMEKHPERIVEIAVKGMVAHNKLGRQVLAKLHVYAGSEHPHQAQKPEVLEIKG, from the coding sequence ATGAAAACATATATGGCAAAACCAGATTCTATTAATAGAAAATGGTATGTTGTAGACGCTGATGGTAAAAGATCAGGTCGTCTAGCTAGTGAAATCGCTTCTGTATTAAGAGGAAAACATAAACCTGAGTTTACACCACACTTAGATACAGGAGATTACGTAATTGTAATTAATGCAGAAAAAGTTGCTTTAACAGGTAATAAAGAAAATCAAAAACTATATAGAAGACATACTGGTTATACTGGCAATTTAAAAACAATATGCTATAAAGATATGATGGAGAAACATCCTGAAAGAATTGTTGAAATAGCAGTTAAAGGCATGGTTGCTCATAATAAATTAGGTAGACAAGTATTGGCTAAACTTCATGTGTACGCAGGTAGTGAACATCCACACCAAGCACAGAAGCCTGAAGTTTTAGAAATTAAAGGATAG
- a CDS encoding nitrous oxide-stimulated promoter family protein, translating to MRKHKKQIVNEMITLYCKKNHESERVCPECKELMAYSDVRAECCPNIEEDVFCSKCSTQCYSKDKKQVMGKVMRYAGPRMLFYHPLLLVRHIFQRKQQRKNIERNQLPTILLTLTTILDIISSAFCKDFESKSPASKVFIETRITKTTNKEDSYENIYGKTRFY from the coding sequence ATAAGAAAGCACAAAAAGCAAATTGTAAATGAAATGATTACTTTATACTGCAAAAAGAATCATGAATCTGAGAGGGTGTGTCCTGAGTGTAAAGAGCTTATGGCGTATTCTGATGTTAGGGCAGAATGCTGTCCTAACATAGAAGAAGACGTGTTTTGTAGTAAATGTAGTACCCAATGCTATAGCAAAGATAAAAAACAAGTAATGGGTAAAGTAATGAGATATGCGGGACCAAGAATGTTATTTTATCACCCTCTATTATTGGTGAGGCATATTTTTCAAAGAAAACAACAACGGAAAAACATTGAAAGGAACCAATTACCTACTATTTTATTGACTTTAACTACTATCTTAGATATAATTAGTAGTGCATTTTGTAAAGATTTTGAAAGCAAGAGCCCCGCTTCTAAGGTTTTTATAGAAACAAGAATAACGAAAACAACAAATAAGGAGGATTCCTATGAAAACATATATGGCAAAACCAGATTCTATTAA
- a CDS encoding pyridoxamine kinase translates to MNGLIPRVAAIHDLSGFGRCSLTTAISILSVMGIQVCPLPTAILSSHSDGLGDFSFLDFTPYMKDFIRHWQEMALEFSCIYTGFLGSYEQIEIVSQFMDDFKTKKEQLIVVDPVMGDEGKLYVTYTEEMGRAMLSLVKKADVITPNMTEACFLLQKPYENKVYSHKEAKGLLKELAELGPHKVVVTGVSLPEDSHGNLGYDNEEDLFFHAPIDYVPEIYPGTGDMYASVLTGSIIMGEGLDVAMDKATAFVEEAAKGTYQNQSFNKEGVAFEKILGHFFAEPHKKKVHIFE, encoded by the coding sequence ATGAATGGATTAATACCTCGAGTAGCAGCTATTCATGATTTGTCAGGGTTTGGCAGATGTTCTTTAACAACTGCCATTTCTATTTTATCAGTTATGGGAATACAAGTATGTCCTTTACCTACAGCGATATTAAGTAGCCATTCTGATGGGTTAGGGGATTTTTCCTTTTTAGATTTTACACCATATATGAAAGATTTTATTCGCCATTGGCAAGAGATGGCTTTAGAATTTTCTTGTATTTACACAGGCTTTTTAGGTTCTTATGAACAAATTGAGATTGTTTCTCAGTTTATGGATGATTTTAAGACTAAAAAGGAGCAGCTAATTGTAGTTGACCCTGTTATGGGAGATGAAGGAAAACTCTATGTCACCTATACAGAAGAAATGGGCAGAGCTATGCTTTCTTTAGTTAAAAAGGCAGATGTAATTACACCGAATATGACTGAAGCCTGTTTTTTACTACAAAAGCCTTATGAAAATAAAGTTTATTCTCATAAAGAGGCAAAAGGGTTACTAAAAGAGCTTGCTGAATTAGGTCCTCATAAAGTTGTTGTGACTGGTGTTTCTTTACCTGAAGATAGTCATGGAAATTTAGGGTATGATAATGAAGAAGACTTATTTTTTCATGCTCCGATTGACTATGTGCCTGAAATTTACCCTGGAACAGGAGATATGTATGCCAGTGTTTTAACTGGAAGCATTATTATGGGTGAAGGTTTAGATGTAGCTATGGATAAGGCGACAGCTTTTGTAGAAGAAGCTGCAAAAGGTACCTATCAGAATCAGAGTTTTAATAAAGAAGGGGTTGCTTTTGAAAAAATACTAGGACATTTCTTTGCGGAACCCCATAAAAAAAAGGTTCATATATTTGAATAA
- a CDS encoding argininosuccinate synthase — MKKVVLAYSGGLDTSIIIAWLKETYGYEVICVAGDVGQGEELEPLRDKAIASGASKIYIENLTQDYVDNYIFPTLKAGAVYETKYLLGTATARPCIAKRLVEIAKAEGAEAICHGCTGKGNDQVRFELTIMALAPEMKIIAPWRIWDIKSREEAIDYAEKRGIPLPVTKKNLYSMDRNIWHLSHEGMDLEDPWNEHQKELYHIVTAPEDAPDKAEYVTIDFEKGMPVAIDGKKMGSVELLTLLNEMGARNGVGIDDLVENRLVGIKSRGVYENPGGRILYTAHNDLEYLCLDRDTYHYKQLVSQRYAELVYYGQWFSPLREALDAFVNDTQKTVTGTVKIKLYKGNCTIAGSKSPYSLYDTNIASFTMDEELYDHKDAEGFINCFGLPLKTRALKLKK; from the coding sequence ATGAAAAAAGTAGTATTAGCCTATTCAGGCGGTTTAGATACTTCAATTATTATTGCATGGTTGAAAGAAACATATGGTTATGAAGTAATTTGTGTAGCAGGAGATGTTGGGCAAGGAGAAGAGCTTGAGCCATTAAGAGATAAAGCAATTGCTTCAGGAGCATCTAAGATTTATATTGAAAATCTAACACAAGACTATGTAGATAACTATATATTCCCTACATTAAAAGCAGGGGCAGTATATGAAACCAAATATTTATTAGGAACAGCTACTGCTCGTCCTTGTATTGCTAAGCGTTTAGTAGAAATTGCGAAAGCAGAAGGAGCAGAAGCTATTTGCCATGGTTGTACTGGAAAAGGAAATGACCAAGTTCGTTTTGAGTTAACGATAATGGCATTAGCACCAGAAATGAAGATTATTGCTCCTTGGAGGATTTGGGATATTAAATCTCGTGAAGAAGCTATTGACTATGCTGAAAAAAGAGGAATTCCACTACCAGTAACTAAGAAAAATCTATACAGTATGGATAGAAATATTTGGCACTTAAGTCATGAAGGTATGGACTTAGAAGATCCTTGGAATGAACATCAAAAAGAGCTTTATCATATTGTTACGGCTCCAGAAGATGCACCTGATAAAGCAGAATATGTAACTATTGATTTTGAAAAAGGTATGCCTGTAGCTATTGATGGCAAGAAAATGGGCAGTGTTGAATTATTAACACTACTAAATGAAATGGGTGCAAGAAATGGTGTTGGCATTGATGATTTAGTAGAAAACCGTCTTGTAGGTATTAAATCTAGAGGCGTTTACGAAAATCCAGGTGGTCGAATTCTTTACACCGCTCATAATGATTTAGAATATTTATGTTTAGATAGAGATACCTATCACTATAAACAATTAGTATCTCAACGCTATGCTGAGTTAGTTTATTATGGACAATGGTTTTCTCCGTTAAGAGAAGCTTTAGATGCTTTTGTTAATGATACTCAAAAAACAGTAACAGGTACTGTTAAAATTAAACTTTATAAAGGGAATTGTACTATAGCTGGTAGCAAATCTCCATATTCACTTTATGATACTAATATTGCTTCATTTACGATGGATGAAGAACTTTATGATCACAAAGATGCAGAAGGCTTTATTAATTGCTTTGGTTTACCATTGAAAACGAGAGCCTTAAAGCTTAAAAAATAG
- the argF gene encoding ornithine carbamoyltransferase, with protein sequence MSLLEMTGSLKGRDFLSLKDYTSEEIVFLLDFADYLKGKVKKGEPHELLKGKTLGLIFQKSSTRTRVSFEVGMIQLGGYPLFLSATDLQMGRGEPIRDTARVLSRYLDGVMIRTYSHDDVEELATYASIPIINGLTDALHPCQVLADLQTIREHKGHNLKGVKLAYIGDGNNMAHSLMIGGAKMGMEIVIASPGGYEPEENWVQVAKSIAKDTGGKIIVTPDIDVASSQADVLYADVWASMGQEEEMSERKKHLSQYQINEELLKKAAKDVIVMHCLPAHRGEEITEDVIEGKHSVVFDEAEDRLHAQKAILANLL encoded by the coding sequence ATGAGTTTACTAGAAATGACAGGTTCTTTAAAAGGCAGAGACTTTTTAAGCCTGAAAGACTACACAAGTGAAGAAATTGTTTTCCTTTTAGATTTTGCTGATTATTTGAAAGGTAAAGTAAAAAAAGGAGAACCTCATGAACTATTAAAAGGAAAAACATTAGGGCTAATTTTCCAAAAAAGCTCAACTAGAACTAGAGTATCTTTTGAAGTTGGCATGATCCAACTAGGTGGCTATCCCCTATTTTTATCAGCTACTGATTTGCAAATGGGTAGAGGAGAACCGATTCGCGATACGGCTCGGGTTTTAAGTCGTTATTTAGACGGCGTTATGATTCGTACCTACAGTCATGATGATGTTGAAGAATTAGCAACTTATGCTTCTATTCCAATTATTAATGGTTTGACTGATGCTTTACATCCTTGTCAAGTTTTAGCTGATTTACAAACAATTAGAGAACATAAGGGACATAATTTAAAGGGTGTGAAACTGGCTTATATAGGTGATGGTAATAATATGGCACATTCACTAATGATTGGTGGTGCTAAAATGGGTATGGAAATAGTAATTGCTTCTCCAGGTGGTTATGAACCAGAAGAAAACTGGGTTCAGGTTGCTAAAAGTATTGCCAAAGATACAGGTGGAAAAATTATTGTTACTCCAGATATTGATGTTGCCAGTAGTCAAGCAGATGTTCTTTATGCAGATGTTTGGGCAAGTATGGGACAGGAAGAAGAAATGTCTGAAAGAAAAAAACATTTAAGCCAATATCAGATTAATGAAGAACTTCTGAAAAAAGCTGCAAAAGATGTAATTGTGATGCATTGTTTGCCAGCTCATAGAGGAGAAGAAATTACAGAAGATGTAATTGAAGGAAAACACTCAGTTGTCTTTGATGAAGCAGAAGATAGACTACATGCTCAAAAAGCTATTTTAGCTAATTTATTATAG
- a CDS encoding aspartate aminotransferase family protein — protein sequence MNLMNTYKPFPEKMVKGEGNYLIDENGKIYLDFLSGIAVNALGYGYKPLVEAMIDQVEQLIHCSNYFQTEPQLKLAELLVENTCFDKVFFSNSGAEANEGAIKLARKYSEGKYGKEKNKIITFKESFHGRTLATVSATGQDSFHTNFSPLPTGFEYAILNDIESVKALVNEDVCAILVEPIQGEGGLNSCTVGFMKDLNQLCKEQNLLLIFDEIQTGLGRTGSLFAYEWLGVEPDILTSAKALGGGLPLGAILAKAEVAETFVPGDHGSTFGGNPVACRGGIVVLETLLSDGFMDTIKKRSVYLSSGLFALQQKHESILELKGRGLMVGFSLVDDGSDLVAKAYEKGIIINQAKGNTMRFLPPLTIEEEEIDKLIFLLDDLLEERGN from the coding sequence ATGAATTTAATGAATACATATAAACCTTTTCCAGAAAAAATGGTTAAAGGTGAAGGGAATTATTTAATTGATGAAAATGGTAAAATATATTTGGATTTTCTCAGTGGTATTGCAGTTAATGCCTTAGGCTATGGTTATAAACCTTTAGTGGAGGCCATGATAGATCAAGTGGAGCAATTAATTCACTGTTCAAATTATTTTCAAACAGAACCTCAATTAAAGTTAGCGGAGCTACTGGTAGAAAATACTTGTTTTGATAAAGTGTTTTTCTCAAATTCAGGAGCAGAAGCTAATGAAGGTGCTATTAAATTAGCTCGGAAATATAGTGAAGGCAAGTATGGTAAGGAGAAGAATAAGATTATAACTTTTAAAGAGTCTTTTCATGGCAGAACTTTAGCTACTGTAAGTGCAACAGGACAAGACAGTTTTCATACCAACTTCTCTCCATTACCAACAGGCTTTGAGTATGCTATATTAAATGATATTGAAAGTGTAAAAGCCTTAGTTAATGAAGATGTGTGCGCTATTTTAGTAGAACCTATTCAAGGAGAAGGTGGACTAAATAGTTGTACTGTAGGGTTTATGAAGGATTTAAACCAATTATGTAAAGAACAGAATCTGCTTTTGATTTTTGATGAAATACAGACTGGATTAGGTCGTACTGGTAGCCTGTTTGCTTATGAATGGCTTGGTGTCGAACCCGATATTCTTACCAGTGCAAAAGCACTAGGAGGGGGATTACCATTAGGTGCTATTTTAGCTAAAGCTGAAGTTGCTGAAACTTTTGTACCAGGTGATCACGGTTCTACTTTTGGTGGCAATCCAGTTGCTTGTAGAGGAGGAATTGTTGTCCTTGAAACATTGCTATCTGATGGATTTATGGATACAATAAAAAAGAGAAGTGTTTATCTATCATCTGGTCTATTTGCTTTACAGCAAAAACATGAATCTATTTTAGAATTAAAAGGCAGAGGTTTAATGGTTGGCTTTTCCTTAGTTGATGATGGCTCTGATTTAGTGGCAAAAGCCTATGAAAAAGGCATTATTATTAATCAAGCTAAAGGTAATACAATGCGTTTCTTACCGCCTTTGACAATTGAAGAGGAAGAAATAGATAAATTAATTTTCTTATTAGATGATTTGTTAGAGGAAAGGGGCAATTAA
- the argB gene encoding acetylglutamate kinase, with protein MDNKYETAKKKAAILVEALPYIQSFHGKIVVVKYGGNAMINEELKQSVFQDIVLMKLVGMNPVIVHGGGPEITSMLERLGKETRFVNGLRYTDKEVMEIAEMVLVGKINKEIVAGINYHGGNAFGMCGKDGAMIVAEKYFQTIYSDTGEEEKVDIGFVGQIKTIDKTVLVDVIEQGYILVIAPIAIGEDQETYNINADFMAGEVAAALRADKFVLLTDTEGIYSENSNGDKTIFNSLHVDDIKQLIQGGVISGGMIPKVECCINALDKGVSKVHIIDGRVPHSILLEVFTDEGIGTMIVK; from the coding sequence ATGGATAATAAATATGAAACAGCCAAGAAAAAAGCTGCTATTTTAGTAGAGGCTCTGCCTTATATTCAGAGCTTTCATGGCAAAATTGTAGTAGTGAAGTATGGTGGCAATGCTATGATTAATGAGGAATTAAAACAAAGTGTGTTTCAAGATATTGTTTTAATGAAGCTTGTTGGCATGAATCCAGTAATTGTTCATGGTGGTGGGCCTGAAATTACATCTATGTTAGAACGTTTAGGTAAAGAAACCCGCTTCGTAAATGGCTTGCGTTATACAGATAAAGAGGTTATGGAAATTGCTGAAATGGTTTTAGTAGGAAAAATTAATAAGGAAATCGTTGCAGGCATAAACTATCATGGTGGCAATGCTTTTGGTATGTGTGGCAAAGATGGTGCCATGATTGTGGCTGAAAAGTATTTTCAAACTATTTATAGTGATACGGGTGAAGAAGAGAAAGTGGATATTGGCTTTGTTGGTCAAATTAAAACTATTGATAAAACAGTTTTAGTAGACGTAATTGAGCAAGGCTATATTCTAGTTATTGCACCTATTGCTATTGGCGAAGATCAGGAAACTTACAATATTAATGCAGATTTTATGGCTGGAGAGGTTGCGGCTGCATTAAGAGCGGATAAGTTTGTTTTATTAACAGATACTGAAGGTATATACTCAGAAAATAGCAATGGAGATAAGACTATTTTCAATAGTCTTCATGTTGATGATATTAAGCAATTAATTCAGGGCGGGGTCATTTCGGGAGGCATGATTCCTAAAGTTGAGTGTTGTATCAATGCTTTAGACAAAGGGGTTAGTAAGGTTCATATTATTGATGGACGTGTGCCTCATTCTATTTTATTAGAAGTATTTACTGATGAGGGTATTGGCACTATGATTGTGAAATAG